Proteins co-encoded in one Calditerricola satsumensis genomic window:
- the perR gene encoding peroxide-responsive transcriptional repressor PerR — MRSHRLEKAIEKLKANGVRITPQRYAILAYLIESMSHPTADEIYKALERQFPNLSVATVYNNLRLFKEAGLVRELTYGDNSSRFDANMSDHYHVICTSCGKIVDFAYPPLTEVELVAEKVTGFRVKSHRMEVYGLCRECQDVTH, encoded by the coding sequence ATGCGTTCACACCGGCTCGAAAAAGCGATCGAAAAACTGAAGGCCAATGGGGTGCGCATCACGCCGCAGCGGTACGCCATTTTGGCGTACCTGATCGAGAGCATGTCTCACCCCACGGCCGACGAGATTTACAAGGCGTTGGAGAGGCAGTTTCCGAACTTAAGCGTGGCGACGGTATACAACAATTTGCGCCTCTTTAAGGAAGCGGGTCTGGTGCGGGAGCTCACGTACGGCGACAATTCCAGCCGTTTTGACGCCAACATGAGCGACCATTACCACGTGATTTGCACATCCTGCGGAAAGATTGTCGACTTCGCCTATCCGCCGCTTACGGAAGTGGAGTTGGTGGCGGAAAAGGTGACCGGCTTCCGTGTGAAAAGCCACCGGATGGAAGTATACGGCTTGTGCCGGGAGTGCCAGGATGTAACCCATTAA